Sequence from the Macadamia integrifolia cultivar HAES 741 unplaced genomic scaffold, SCU_Mint_v3 scaffold1063, whole genome shotgun sequence genome:
CGCAGCCATCAAAGAGAATGAACTTCCGGAGAGTGAAGAACCTACACATACCCAAGACGACGAGCCAAGCTTCAGACCTCAGAATCACAAAGGTTTTGGCCTCTATGGTCAAGGCTCAGAGCAATTCTCAACCAACTCCGTCAATGATGCTTACTTCACTCCTACCACAGAGCAGTACACACCTCAAAACTATGAAGAGAAGAGCTTCAACAAAGGCTACTACCCTACCAACAACTACAACTACAATGGCTATGAGAACAAGCAACAAGGCATGAGAGACACCAGCTTCATGGACACAgcctacaacaacaacaacaacaacaacaacaattacaACAACTACAACAACTATAGGTATGGGAGCAAGCAACAAGGCATGAGGGACTCAAGGTATGTGGACACTTCTTACCTCAACAACAACTATGACAATGGGAATGAGATGAAGAAACAAGGGATGAGTGACACCAGGTTCTTGGAGAATGGAAAGTACTTCTATGATGTCAACAATGAGGAAGTCTACCATGATAGCTACCATAATCAATATGAATCTCCCAAGGAAACCCACAATGGGTATGCTTCTGCCTCATACAAAGAAGTTGATCAGTCAAGGAACAGATACAACAACTATGGAGGCTACCATGGTAACAATGCAAACACTTACGAGTTCACCAACTCCATGGATAATGGGTTCCAGAACCAGGGTGAGGAGTTCCAACAGAGCCAGGAGGAGTATTTGCCATAAACCACAGTCCATCTTCATCTAGAGTGCAAAGAGCATTGAGACTTGAGTGAAGTTTTcactctatttttcttttattaaatctGTTGTGTGGGTAATTTTCATTGTTCAATTATAAATTATGGTTTGGTTATTATGTCCTTTGAAAAAGAGATAATGGACAAAGTGAAAAGAAATGTACTATTGTTTTCTGCTGTAGTCATTGTGAGTGCAGTGGTGTTTGGTTCTagaaatcaaaagcaaggaAGAGCTATGGCCTATGAATTTGTACTTATAGATGGAAAGTGTAATAAATGTGTATTACAAAAGTCGGCATTTCCTTCTAGAGTTGAGTAATTTACATCCCCTCTCTTATACGTTACTTTTATTACATCTCCCACTCctgtgttttcaaaaattacattcACCTTCCCTATAGTATATGTTAGATTTTACAAGTAGACTAACTCCGTAAAGTTTCTCCAATATTTCTATAATACCTGTAATATAGTAACATTTAGTGGGGTAACGGGTTCAAATCAaaggcaggaaaaaaaaagaggtgatgGATTGCCAAATCAGAATTTTTCGAATAGCCATCAAGAACAAAAATGTGGATTCAACAATTGAATCACAATCGCGATGGGTTCAATTCCAATGCCAATACTAGATTGGTGAATTCGCGGCAACATATCCACCATGGATTTGTTAATGGATCATCGGGATTTCTTGGACCACGACCACTTCCCacattcttttcttcattcGATTCCAATGGTTAATCCTCCATAAGTCAATATTAGTGTAAACCATCCACCTCCTCCTATTCCGGCTCCAATTTCTGGTTATATGTTCCCCTTTGTGTATTACGATAATGCATACtattcaagtaagtttcttcttcttctattccttTAAGGGCATGCTTATTCTGATCAGTCTAACATTACATTTTAGAAAACCTCGTCATCCAAAGGTTGAAGATGGGGACAGTACCATCTTACCATTTGAATTTGTGAGAAAGGATTTTAAGAAGCAATAAAAGTAAAATAGATAATTGTTTTGGTTGAATACTTCATAAGGCTAAAATCGAATTTTACTATTCGGAACTAACACCACACTAACATTGTCAATTGACAGAGGAGGTGGatgtaatttctgaaaacataCGGTAAGAGGatgttatttttgaaaatataggGAAGGAAGATGTAATAAAGGCGAAGTACAGGGAGGAAATATAAAttactcttttatttattatttttagggggtgggggggggtggggtaggTTAAATCATTAATATATTCAACTGGTCCTCATCATTATAACCGTATATATTGGTTACAGCACTGACCAGCGGCCACTAGTAGCTAGAGTATCAACTTTTCCCAACATATATGGGATGAGTTTTTAAAACAATTTATAACAAAAATATTGAGGTCTCTGAAACCCTCAATTACCTTGATATGTCCTTGTTATTAAGTATTACAAACTAGGATCATCGACTAGGGCATCAAGGTGACACATCCGTTACCAAAATACCTCCTCTATCTGATATTTTTTTTCAGATGcattaaaaattatattaaaaaggtCATCAGCCACAAAGGCTAGACAACGGTAAATCCCAAACAATAGAAACAAAACAATCTTCTAAAGGATACATAAAAAACAAGGGGTGAATAAATACCTCGCAAAAGGAAGAAACATCAAAACAATAGGGAAGGGATATGGTCAACTACAAATTAAGCTTTCTATTTCTTGGAACGAAGGTGGTACggaaaaaattttaattgatAACTTTGTATAGATGTATAGACACCATGGGCATCAAAATCATCATCTTTTTA
This genomic interval carries:
- the LOC122062529 gene encoding protein E6-like, which encodes MASSAKYLSFLFLLFLISSLQIHARDSQFFSKVTREDNNTNNKNTAAGAAIKENELPESEEPTHTQDDEPSFRPQNHKGFGLYGQGSEQFSTNSVNDAYFTPTTEQYTPQNYEEKSFNKGYYPTNNYNYNGYENKQQGMRDTSFMDTAYNNNNNNNNNYNNYNNYRYGSKQQGMRDSRYVDTSYLNNNYDNGNEMKKQGMSDTRFLENGKYFYDVNNEEVYHDSYHNQYESPKETHNGYASASYKEVDQSRNRYNNYGGYHGNNANTYEFTNSMDNGFQNQGEEFQQSQEEYLP